In one window of Fibrobacter sp. DNA:
- a CDS encoding AI-2E family transporter, with the protein MEDTPMNFNSQSQNPEKQNESCIKTEKPVRVIPEKKSYGNERLSRYVLLGLLTISAIAFIPLISIFIEPLVLATAFAVLFYPLFQGLLKLTRGKRALSSILCCLLLLIGLLIPTYILFDLMVRQMIGFYGTAQPQVMELFEKGKESRIYNQITESPVFRWLLLFNIDWQTLLQNLLQQFTTYGTTFLNRTSVGIFGFITDIFVTLFTMFYFFIDGERFLIRLRMLSPVKSQYINLIFSRFLQVSRATIKGTLVVGFIQGAFGALTLLIFGIQTWVLWGFVMVVLSIIPLLGSWMVLIPAGIFQILVGKFWTGVGIILVSLVVVSNIDNLIRPRLVGQGAKMHDLMIFFSTLGGLSIFGISGFIIGPVIASFFVALIDIYQTEFGTRLDQFRESRNKNEQDDKTDSV; encoded by the coding sequence TTGGAAGACACACCTATGAATTTCAACTCCCAGAGCCAAAACCCTGAAAAGCAGAATGAATCCTGCATCAAAACAGAAAAGCCTGTCCGGGTAATACCAGAAAAGAAATCATATGGAAATGAAAGATTAAGCCGCTATGTTCTTCTGGGCCTTCTCACAATCTCGGCCATAGCATTCATCCCACTGATCTCAATTTTTATCGAACCACTTGTCCTGGCGACCGCATTTGCGGTTCTTTTTTACCCTCTTTTTCAGGGTCTGCTAAAACTTACCAGGGGCAAAAGAGCACTCAGTTCAATTCTCTGTTGTCTGCTCCTGCTGATAGGACTTCTAATCCCCACATACATTCTCTTTGACCTTATGGTCCGGCAGATGATCGGGTTCTACGGCACCGCACAGCCTCAGGTGATGGAGTTATTCGAAAAAGGGAAAGAGAGCAGAATTTACAACCAGATAACCGAATCTCCTGTTTTCCGCTGGCTTCTGCTATTTAATATCGACTGGCAGACACTGCTGCAGAATCTCCTTCAGCAATTCACTACTTATGGCACAACATTCCTTAATCGCACATCTGTGGGCATTTTCGGGTTTATCACAGATATCTTTGTTACTCTCTTTACTATGTTCTACTTTTTTATCGACGGAGAAAGATTTCTCATCCGTCTGCGCATGCTCTCACCCGTAAAATCGCAGTATATCAACCTGATCTTTTCCAGATTTCTGCAGGTCTCCAGGGCAACAATCAAAGGCACACTGGTTGTGGGTTTTATCCAGGGAGCATTTGGCGCACTCACACTCCTCATTTTCGGAATACAGACCTGGGTCCTGTGGGGATTTGTCATGGTGGTCCTCTCTATCATACCGTTGCTTGGTTCCTGGATGGTCTTGATTCCTGCAGGCATATTCCAGATCCTTGTGGGAAAGTTCTGGACGGGTGTTGGTATCATACTTGTCAGTCTGGTAGTAGTGTCAAACATCGACAACCTGATTCGTCCGAGGCTTGTTGGCCAGGGGGCAAAGATGCACGATCTGATGATCTTTTTCTCCACCCTGGGAGGACTTAGCATTTTTGGTATCAGCGGCTTTATAATCGGCCCGGTTATCGCCTCATTTTTTGTGGCATTGATTGACATCTACCAGACAGAATTCGGGACTCGCCTCGATCAGTTCAGAGAGAGCAGGAACAAGAATGAGCAGGATGATAAAACAGATTCTGTATGA
- a CDS encoding MCE family protein, which translates to MYEMQKKIAWSSLRSGIVITLAVLFLFITIFFSGNISAVLSPKSTLFARIQNIQGLRTGAPVWLYGYEVGIVKEIKLDKDGAVVKMAINQKNFSALSKNSVAMIMTMGILGDKYIEINPGTHTGVPVAFEDTISGMSATGFEQIIASTRTVMLTLDSTLMLLGAVLTTLKDSGGTLHKLASDPGLYDNLNASAGALSRLTNRFYSKKGSLSMLVEDSSLYTNLNDIAVGISSLLEDMRNGSGDNKGSLAGVLLKDQQLAEDVRQTVLSLKSAADQIDKLIADLRKNPGKYFNIKLF; encoded by the coding sequence ATGTATGAAATGCAGAAAAAAATAGCCTGGTCGTCTTTAAGATCGGGTATTGTGATAACTCTTGCTGTTCTGTTTCTTTTCATTACAATCTTTTTCTCAGGCAACATAAGCGCTGTCCTCTCCCCTAAAAGCACCCTCTTTGCCAGAATTCAAAACATACAGGGTTTAAGAACCGGTGCGCCGGTATGGCTTTACGGCTATGAGGTCGGTATCGTAAAGGAAATAAAACTCGATAAAGACGGTGCTGTAGTGAAAATGGCAATTAACCAGAAAAACTTTTCCGCCTTGAGCAAAAATTCAGTTGCCATGATCATGACCATGGGTATCCTGGGTGACAAATACATCGAGATAAATCCAGGCACACACACCGGGGTTCCAGTAGCTTTTGAAGATACCATTTCCGGAATGAGCGCGACAGGGTTCGAGCAGATAATAGCCTCTACCAGGACAGTAATGCTAACACTTGACAGTACGCTTATGCTGCTGGGAGCTGTCCTTACAACCTTGAAAGACAGTGGCGGCACCCTCCATAAGCTGGCCAGCGATCCTGGATTATATGACAATCTCAATGCAAGCGCCGGTGCCTTGTCGCGTTTAACCAACAGGTTCTATTCAAAAAAGGGATCTCTTTCGATGCTGGTCGAGGATAGTTCTCTTTACACCAATCTCAATGATATAGCCGTTGGAATTTCAAGCCTTCTGGAAGATATGAGAAATGGCTCCGGCGATAACAAAGGCAGCCTGGCCGGAGTTCTTCTCAAAGACCAGCAATTAGCCGAGGATGTGCGACAGACAGTGTTATCTCTTAAGAGTGCTGCTGACCAGATTGACAAACTGATAGCTGATCTCAGAAAAAATCCGGGAAAATACTTCAACATCAAACTATTCTAG
- a CDS encoding ABC transporter permease, whose product MSRMIKQILYEFQQFYLLTCRGLLNIFRRPFYYRDLMEQMDYAGAGSLLIILMVALFIGMALSLQIAAEFAVLGLQIYTGRVVGISIISEIGPVATALVFAGRAGSGMASELGTMVLRHQVDTLRVFGIDPVKKLITPRILGSVLMLPALTIIADAVSLTGGWYISSVVNNQSSTVYWDSIRVIMETRYIISGAVKPFVFGLIIAGISCYTGLSTHGGAVGLRSSTTRAFVISTILIIISDFIVTKIILFLFGYSV is encoded by the coding sequence ATGAGCAGGATGATAAAACAGATTCTGTATGAGTTTCAGCAATTCTATCTTCTCACCTGTCGCGGCCTGTTGAATATATTCCGCCGGCCTTTTTACTACCGCGATCTGATGGAGCAGATGGACTATGCCGGAGCCGGCTCTCTTCTTATCATCCTCATGGTCGCGCTCTTCATAGGGATGGCTCTTTCACTGCAGATCGCTGCGGAATTTGCTGTTCTCGGTCTGCAGATATACACAGGACGGGTAGTAGGAATTTCAATTATAAGTGAGATCGGTCCTGTGGCAACGGCACTGGTGTTTGCAGGACGGGCTGGCTCCGGGATGGCTTCGGAACTGGGAACTATGGTACTGCGTCATCAGGTTGACACCCTGAGAGTTTTCGGGATAGATCCTGTAAAGAAGCTGATCACTCCCCGCATTCTGGGATCTGTTCTGATGCTTCCTGCGCTCACTATCATAGCAGATGCTGTTTCGCTGACCGGTGGATGGTATATCTCTTCAGTAGTCAATAACCAGAGCAGCACTGTTTACTGGGACTCTATAAGGGTAATAATGGAAACGAGGTATATAATCTCAGGTGCTGTAAAGCCCTTTGTATTCGGTCTTATAATCGCAGGGATAAGCTGCTACACCGGCCTTTCCACCCATGGGGGGGCAGTAGGCCTGAGAAGTTCCACAACCAGGGCATTTGTGATCTCTACTATCCTGATAATTATCAGCGATTTTATAGTCACTAAAATTATCCTCTTTCTCTTTGGTTACTCGGTATGA
- a CDS encoding aldehyde dehydrogenase: MFKVAINGLGRIGRATLKIVLDNPELDLVAVNDLVPPDNLAYLLKYDTVYGKYEKSVEVEGNSLLIGGKKIPVFSSKDPSELPWGKLGVDTVFECTGKLTGKADMQKHINAGAKSVILSTTSKEEEVGTVVVGVNTVDPNSKLISCASCTTNCITPVVEIMGRRIGIEKAILTTVHSYTSTQSIVDSPSKKFRRGRAGAMNLVPTSTGAAIATTRALPQYKGKFDGVAVRAPVADGSLSDITFITSRPTTVEEIRNIFREEASSPRYKNIVGVSEDPLVSTDIIKDQRASVVDLELVQVVDGNLVKIMSWYDNEWGYASQMVREAENLSKSRK, translated from the coding sequence ATGTTCAAAGTAGCTATTAACGGGCTGGGTAGAATCGGGCGTGCAACACTTAAAATTGTGCTGGATAACCCTGAACTCGATCTTGTGGCTGTTAACGACCTTGTCCCGCCAGATAACCTGGCTTATCTGCTAAAGTATGATACCGTTTATGGAAAGTATGAGAAAAGTGTAGAGGTGGAGGGGAACTCTTTGTTGATCGGTGGAAAGAAGATTCCGGTTTTCAGTTCCAAAGACCCTTCTGAACTGCCCTGGGGAAAACTGGGTGTAGATACGGTTTTTGAGTGCACGGGTAAATTAACCGGAAAAGCGGATATGCAAAAGCATATAAATGCCGGTGCCAAATCGGTAATACTTTCCACTACATCCAAAGAGGAAGAGGTGGGGACAGTAGTGGTGGGTGTAAACACAGTGGATCCAAATTCCAAACTTATCTCCTGTGCCAGTTGCACGACTAACTGTATCACTCCTGTAGTAGAGATAATGGGACGCAGAATCGGAATTGAAAAAGCGATTCTCACCACTGTTCACTCCTATACCTCAACACAGAGCATAGTGGATTCACCCAGTAAAAAGTTTCGCCGTGGTCGTGCTGGAGCGATGAATCTTGTGCCCACAAGCACTGGTGCAGCAATTGCCACAACCAGAGCGCTCCCTCAGTACAAGGGAAAATTTGACGGGGTAGCAGTGAGAGCACCTGTTGCAGACGGGTCACTTTCAGATATCACCTTTATCACTTCACGTCCTACTACAGTGGAGGAGATCCGTAATATCTTCCGGGAAGAAGCCTCAAGCCCCAGATATAAAAACATAGTTGGTGTCAGTGAAGATCCCCTTGTATCCACAGATATTATCAAAGACCAGCGTGCATCGGTTGTAGATCTTGAACTTGTGCAGGTTGTAGATGGAAATCTTGTCAAAATAATGAGCTGGTATGATAATGAATGGGGTTATGCAAGTCAGATGGTGCGTGAAGCTGAAAACCTTTCAAAATCGCGAAAATAA
- a CDS encoding ferredoxin, which yields MRVLVDNDICSGCGLCASLCPDAFDMGADGKASPRHKTIPTWFEQEYQNAADTCPEGAIKIFCQV from the coding sequence ATGAGAGTTTTAGTAGATAATGACATTTGCTCAGGATGTGGTTTGTGCGCCAGTTTGTGCCCGGATGCATTTGACATGGGTGCAGATGGGAAGGCATCACCGCGTCACAAGACGATTCCTACCTGGTTTGAACAGGAGTACCAGAATGCAGCCGATACCTGTCCAGAGGGAGCCATAAAGATATTCTGCCAGGTATAG
- a CDS encoding ATP-binding cassette domain-containing protein, whose product MIRFENVTFSRGGHTVLKEVSFFIGSNETVAVLGSSGEGKTTLLRLILRLLHPDSGRIFIDDLDITDLPEEKLASVRKKFSIVFQDGALFDSLTVRENVAFYFREFTNYTENEIENHVRKLLGFVGVEEAIDLMPEELSGGMQRRVAIARALATRESKMFLYDEPTSDLDPLSADKICRLIKDLDGRERGFIVVTHAIPDALRLARRFMFLKNSSILFDGTKEQMLNADIPDLRLFLSYWREIH is encoded by the coding sequence ATGATCAGATTTGAAAACGTCACCTTTTCACGGGGAGGTCACACTGTACTGAAGGAGGTCAGTTTTTTTATCGGCAGCAATGAAACGGTAGCTGTATTGGGAAGCAGCGGCGAGGGGAAAACCACCCTGCTGAGACTTATTCTGCGTCTTCTGCATCCCGACAGTGGCAGAATATTCATTGATGATCTTGACATAACCGACCTGCCTGAAGAAAAACTGGCATCGGTAAGGAAAAAATTCAGTATCGTTTTTCAGGATGGTGCGCTGTTTGATTCTCTTACGGTAAGGGAAAACGTAGCATTCTATTTCCGTGAATTTACAAATTATACCGAGAATGAGATTGAGAACCATGTCAGGAAACTCCTGGGGTTTGTGGGAGTTGAAGAAGCAATCGATCTGATGCCTGAGGAGTTGAGCGGAGGCATGCAGAGGAGAGTAGCCATAGCCCGCGCTCTGGCAACCAGGGAATCGAAGATGTTTCTCTACGATGAGCCTACGAGTGACCTGGATCCGCTCAGTGCAGATAAAATCTGCAGATTGATCAAAGATCTTGATGGAAGGGAGAGGGGGTTTATCGTTGTGACACATGCAATACCCGATGCCTTGAGACTTGCCCGGAGATTCATGTTTCTTAAAAACAGCAGTATTCTCTTTGATGGAACAAAAGAGCAGATGCTTAATGCAGATATCCCGGACCTGCGACTTTTCCTCAGTTACTGGAGGGAGATACACTGA